In one Paenibacillus sp. JQZ6Y-1 genomic region, the following are encoded:
- a CDS encoding 2-isopropylmalate synthase, whose product MRKIYIFDTTLRDGEQSPGVNLNTREKVEIAHQLERLGVDRIEAGFPAASPGDLAAVNAVANAVKNASVIGLSRSREQDIDAVREALKGAQDPCLHLFLATSPIHRQYKLRMEKEQVKDTARSAIRYARKYFDKVEFSLEDAGRTELDFIAEMTKMAIEEGAYVVNLPDTVGYLTPYEYGNIFKYVKENVPGVEKVQLSAHCHDDLGMATANALAAILNGADQIEGTINGIGERAGNTALEEVAMALETRQDFYGAKTSFTLSEIARTSRLVSKLTGMVVPGNKAIVGANAFAHESGIHQDGMLKEKSTYEIMTPETIGFKESKLVLGKHSGRHAFREHLIELGYELDEEAVNNAFTKFKVLADKKKEITDDDLFALLEERLTDAPEFFQLDSLFVSFDSEAEPMAKVRLSTADGEVREEQSSGNGGVDSIYNAIDKASQEEVTLADYSIKAVTQGKDALGEVHVALTQDGITAQGRGVSTDILEASARAYVDSLNRLVEKRKTYGRRDNITMS is encoded by the coding sequence ATGCGTAAAATTTATATTTTTGATACGACGTTGAGAGATGGAGAGCAGTCGCCGGGGGTTAATTTGAATACTCGGGAGAAAGTGGAGATTGCTCATCAGCTTGAACGATTGGGTGTCGATCGTATTGAGGCTGGATTTCCGGCGGCTTCGCCTGGGGATTTGGCAGCGGTCAATGCTGTGGCGAACGCTGTAAAGAATGCCAGTGTAATTGGTTTGTCGCGTTCGCGTGAGCAGGATATCGATGCGGTACGCGAGGCGCTGAAGGGGGCGCAAGATCCATGCCTGCATCTGTTCCTGGCGACTTCACCGATTCACCGCCAGTACAAATTGCGTATGGAGAAGGAGCAGGTCAAGGATACGGCGCGTTCGGCGATTCGCTATGCACGCAAGTATTTTGACAAGGTGGAATTCTCGCTGGAGGATGCGGGGCGCACAGAGCTGGACTTTATCGCAGAAATGACAAAGATGGCGATTGAAGAAGGCGCGTATGTGGTCAATCTGCCAGATACAGTCGGTTATTTAACGCCATATGAGTACGGTAACATTTTTAAATATGTCAAAGAAAATGTACCGGGTGTAGAAAAAGTGCAGCTGAGCGCACACTGTCACGACGATCTCGGTATGGCGACAGCGAATGCACTGGCAGCGATTTTGAACGGTGCGGATCAGATTGAAGGTACGATTAACGGGATTGGTGAGCGTGCGGGCAATACAGCGCTGGAAGAAGTGGCAATGGCGCTGGAAACGCGTCAAGACTTTTATGGTGCGAAGACGTCGTTTACTCTGTCCGAAATCGCGCGTACCAGCCGTCTGGTCAGCAAGCTGACAGGTATGGTTGTGCCGGGCAATAAGGCGATTGTTGGTGCCAATGCGTTTGCCCATGAATCGGGTATTCACCAAGACGGTATGCTGAAAGAGAAATCGACGTATGAGATCATGACGCCGGAAACGATTGGCTTCAAGGAGAGCAAGCTCGTACTGGGCAAGCACTCTGGTCGTCACGCATTCCGCGAGCATCTGATCGAGCTGGGCTACGAATTGGATGAGGAAGCAGTGAACAACGCTTTTACCAAATTCAAAGTGCTGGCTGACAAGAAAAAAGAAATTACGGACGACGATCTGTTTGCGCTGCTGGAAGAGCGTCTGACGGATGCACCGGAATTCTTCCAACTGGACTCGCTGTTTGTATCGTTTGACAGTGAAGCCGAGCCGATGGCGAAGGTACGCCTAAGCACAGCCGATGGCGAAGTGCGCGAGGAGCAGTCCAGTGGTAATGGTGGAGTCGATTCCATTTACAATGCAATCGATAAAGCTTCACAGGAGGAAGTGACGCTAGCGGATTATTCGATCAAAGCAGTTACTCAAGGCAAAGATGCGCTTGGCGAGGTGCATGTAGCACTGACGCAAGATGGCATTACTGCACAGGGTCGCGGCGTAAGCACGGATATTCTGGAAGCCAGTGCGCGTGCCTATGTCGATTCGCTGAATCGTCTAGTAGAGAAGCGCAAAACGTACGGTCGTCGTGACAATATTACGATGAGCTAG
- a CDS encoding aldo/keto reductase codes for MDYTYLGKSGLKVSRICLGTMNFGPVTDEKESFRIMDAALDAGVNFFDTANVYGGLGGGGKSGDTEQLIGRWFQQGGGRREKVVLATKVYGKMNIEPDGPNNEGGLSAHKIRRHLEGSLQRLQTDHIDLYQMHHIDTAVSWDELWGAFEVAIQQGKISYVGSSNFAGWHIAVAQKEAQKRNFLGLISEQHKYSLLCREPELEVLPASHELGLGVIPWSPLGGGLLGRNALQKLQGSRSEKIAEQVDKHKEQLEQFASLCGDLGEPQDVVALAWVLANPAVTAPIIGPRTSEQFENSLRILDVKLDEATLKRLDEIFPGPGGAAPKAYAW; via the coding sequence ATGGATTACACTTATCTCGGCAAGTCAGGCTTGAAAGTCAGTCGAATCTGTCTCGGTACGATGAATTTCGGACCAGTAACGGATGAAAAGGAATCGTTTCGCATTATGGATGCCGCACTCGATGCAGGCGTTAACTTTTTTGATACAGCCAATGTGTATGGTGGTCTCGGTGGCGGCGGTAAATCCGGCGATACGGAGCAATTGATCGGACGCTGGTTCCAACAAGGCGGCGGTCGCCGTGAGAAAGTCGTTCTAGCGACCAAAGTGTATGGCAAAATGAACATCGAGCCAGACGGTCCGAACAATGAAGGCGGTCTATCTGCGCATAAGATTCGCCGTCATCTGGAAGGCTCGCTGCAACGTCTGCAAACGGATCATATCGATCTGTATCAGATGCACCATATTGATACAGCGGTGAGCTGGGATGAGCTGTGGGGCGCGTTTGAAGTCGCTATCCAGCAGGGGAAAATTAGCTACGTTGGCTCTAGTAACTTTGCCGGTTGGCATATCGCCGTCGCACAAAAAGAAGCCCAAAAGCGTAACTTCCTCGGTCTGATCTCTGAGCAGCACAAATACAGCTTGCTCTGCCGTGAGCCGGAGCTGGAAGTATTGCCTGCTTCGCATGAGCTAGGTCTGGGTGTCATTCCTTGGAGTCCACTCGGCGGCGGTCTGCTCGGTCGCAATGCACTGCAAAAGCTGCAAGGCTCTCGTAGTGAGAAGATTGCTGAACAAGTGGATAAGCATAAAGAACAGCTGGAGCAATTTGCTTCCCTGTGCGGCGATCTGGGTGAGCCACAGGATGTAGTAGCACTTGCATGGGTACTCGCGAATCCAGCAGTGACGGCACCGATTATCGGACCACGTACATCGGAGCAGTTTGAGAATTCATTGCGTATTCTGGATGTGAAATTGGATGAAGCCACATTGAAGCGTCTGGACGAGATTTTCCCGGGTCCGGGTGGCGCTGCTCCAAAAGCATACGCTTGGTAA
- the leuB gene encoding 3-isopropylmalate dehydrogenase has protein sequence MTETKKIAVIAGDGIGPEVVAEAEKVLRKTEELYGYSFETEHALFGGIAIDEKGTPLPQETLDVCKNADAVLLGAVGGPKWDSNPKDLRPETGLLGIRKELGLFSNLRPAVVFDCLKEASTLKPEVLEGTDLMVVRELTGGIYFGEKFRRQSEYGEEAVDTCAYNVTEVERIVRQAFQIAQGRRKKLASVDKANVLETSRLWRETVNRIAPDYPDVELEHVLVDNCAMQLLRRPASFDVIVTENMFGDILSDEAAMLTGSIGMLASASLGEGSFGLYEPVHGSAPDIAGQGLANPIATILSLALMFRTTFGYSEAADAIEAAVANVLDEGHRTADIAVDKSKALSTTEMGDLIVAAIQKA, from the coding sequence ATGACTGAAACGAAAAAGATCGCTGTAATCGCCGGAGACGGCATTGGACCAGAAGTGGTAGCTGAAGCGGAAAAAGTATTGCGCAAAACGGAAGAATTGTACGGCTATTCGTTTGAAACAGAGCATGCGCTGTTCGGTGGTATTGCTATCGACGAGAAAGGCACCCCGTTGCCGCAAGAAACACTGGATGTGTGTAAAAATGCAGATGCTGTACTGCTCGGTGCAGTTGGCGGTCCCAAATGGGATAGCAACCCGAAAGATCTGCGTCCAGAAACCGGCTTGCTCGGTATCCGCAAAGAGCTTGGTCTGTTCTCGAATCTGCGTCCAGCCGTTGTATTCGACTGCTTGAAAGAAGCATCAACGCTGAAGCCGGAAGTGCTGGAAGGCACTGATCTGATGGTTGTACGCGAATTGACTGGCGGTATTTATTTTGGCGAAAAATTCAGACGTCAAAGCGAATATGGCGAAGAAGCGGTTGATACTTGCGCTTACAATGTAACCGAAGTCGAGCGCATCGTTCGTCAAGCCTTCCAAATCGCTCAAGGTCGCCGCAAAAAGCTGGCTTCTGTTGATAAAGCAAACGTATTGGAAACGTCCCGTCTGTGGCGCGAAACGGTGAACCGCATCGCTCCAGATTACCCAGATGTAGAGCTCGAGCATGTGCTCGTCGACAACTGTGCCATGCAGCTGTTGCGTCGTCCGGCAAGCTTTGATGTTATCGTTACGGAAAATATGTTCGGCGATATTCTGAGTGATGAAGCTGCGATGCTGACCGGCTCGATCGGTATGCTGGCATCTGCATCGCTTGGTGAAGGCAGCTTCGGTCTGTACGAGCCGGTACACGGCTCTGCGCCGGATATTGCTGGTCAAGGTCTAGCGAACCCGATTGCGACGATCCTGTCGCTGGCGCTGATGTTCCGTACGACGTTTGGTTATAGCGAAGCTGCTGATGCGATCGAAGCTGCGGTGGCAAACGTGCTGGATGAAGGTCATCGTACAGCAGATATCGCTGTTGATAAGAGCAAAGCACTGTCCACGACGGAAATGGGCGATTTGATCGTCGCTGCGATTCAAAAAGCATAA
- a CDS encoding AAA family ATPase has protein sequence MLNRQNVQELATRLQTEIGRKIVGKPQEIKLLLTALLASGHILMEDVPGTGKTLLARTLAASVQCRFQRIQFTPDLLPSDLTGGHFYNQKESEFIFRPGPLFAHIVLADEINRATPRTQSSLLECMEEQQISIDGESHQLDDPFMVIATQNPVDNQGTFPLPEAQMDRFMLKMSVGYPSSGEGVEILRRTLQQTLQPMAQASSVSVDTVQEQHIDHEKHIERQQPFNHQQHIGNTVTRDELIAARRYCRTVTVHDDLLDYMVRIAEATRVHTDTALGVSPRATQALLRASQAYAAIEGRDYVLPDDIQTLAVPVLAHRIIFRSRHQHGQEQAKQLLDHIIQTEPVPTEQQSLNGER, from the coding sequence ATGTTGAATAGACAGAACGTACAGGAACTGGCAACTCGTCTGCAAACGGAAATCGGACGCAAAATCGTCGGCAAACCGCAGGAGATCAAGCTACTGCTGACCGCGCTGCTGGCGTCTGGGCATATTTTGATGGAGGATGTGCCGGGTACAGGCAAAACTTTGCTGGCACGCACGCTGGCAGCGTCGGTACAGTGCCGATTTCAGCGTATTCAGTTTACCCCAGATTTGCTGCCGTCCGATCTGACAGGCGGACATTTTTACAACCAGAAGGAATCGGAATTTATTTTTCGCCCGGGTCCGCTATTTGCGCATATCGTACTGGCGGACGAGATTAACCGGGCAACGCCGCGTACGCAATCAAGCTTGCTGGAATGTATGGAGGAGCAGCAGATTAGTATTGATGGAGAGAGTCATCAGCTGGACGATCCATTCATGGTCATTGCTACGCAGAATCCGGTCGATAATCAGGGGACCTTCCCATTGCCAGAAGCGCAGATGGATCGCTTTATGCTGAAAATGTCAGTGGGTTACCCTTCGTCTGGAGAAGGAGTGGAGATTCTGCGCCGCACCTTGCAGCAGACGTTGCAGCCAATGGCACAAGCATCTTCGGTGTCGGTAGATACCGTGCAGGAGCAACATATCGATCATGAAAAGCATATTGAGCGTCAGCAGCCTTTCAATCATCAGCAGCATATCGGCAATACAGTGACCCGAGACGAATTAATCGCTGCACGCCGGTATTGCCGCACTGTGACCGTACATGATGATCTGCTGGACTATATGGTGCGTATCGCTGAAGCGACGCGTGTACATACCGATACGGCGCTCGGAGTGAGTCCGCGCGCGACACAGGCATTGCTGCGCGCCTCACAAGCGTATGCGGCGATAGAGGGACGGGACTATGTGCTGCCGGATGATATTCAAACGCTAGCTGTACCGGTACTGGCACATCGGATCATTTTCCGCAGTCGTCATCAACATGGACAGGAGCAAGCGAAGCAGTTGCTGGATCATATTATTCAGACAGAGCCTGTACCAACGGAACAGCAATCTCTGAACGGAGAACGCTAA
- a CDS encoding DUF58 domain-containing protein, whose translation MELFWLVFVAVLVVIGQAFVFGRRSLSRLHYRRSLSTERCHVGEQIQMIEELENRSRLPLPWLRLEAMLPVAFQFAGSADTVISEGTVYQNHNSLFSLARHVRIVRRHHMVCRQRGCYRLDSASMSVGDLFGLVRVNRPVQLNLSMCIYPAYLPLEHMPEAYRSWQGEVEMRRWINEDPFLISGVRPYRSGDPMNQVHWGATARTGELQVFQHGYSADPEVIILLNIELNEQMWSTVTEPVAAEYGISCAATVASYLIGRGMKAGFGHNAIIPSQHEQDAVIEPAYGSEQLNSMLQMMAELQLKIRRPFVQFLGSFLPDHQRITSASPALPPDLLIITPYVSPAMQDMMNTLEASGSRISLFLLPELDQIKQQYHKQQA comes from the coding sequence ATGGAGCTGTTTTGGCTTGTCTTTGTTGCGGTACTGGTGGTGATCGGGCAGGCATTTGTGTTTGGTAGACGCTCCTTGTCACGGCTGCATTATCGTCGCAGCTTGTCCACAGAGCGTTGTCATGTTGGGGAACAGATTCAAATGATTGAGGAATTGGAAAATCGGAGTCGCTTGCCTTTACCATGGCTGCGCTTGGAAGCGATGCTGCCAGTCGCCTTTCAATTTGCGGGTTCAGCAGATACGGTTATCAGTGAAGGGACAGTGTATCAGAATCATAACAGCTTGTTCAGTCTGGCACGGCATGTGCGCATCGTGCGCCGCCATCATATGGTGTGCCGTCAGCGCGGCTGTTATCGGTTGGATAGCGCGTCGATGAGTGTAGGCGATCTGTTTGGGCTGGTACGTGTGAATCGACCAGTACAGTTGAATTTGTCGATGTGCATTTATCCCGCATATTTGCCATTGGAGCATATGCCAGAAGCATATCGCAGCTGGCAGGGTGAAGTGGAGATGCGGCGCTGGATCAATGAAGATCCCTTTCTGATTAGCGGTGTACGACCGTATCGCTCTGGTGATCCGATGAATCAGGTGCATTGGGGCGCCACTGCGCGTACTGGCGAATTGCAGGTATTTCAGCATGGATATAGCGCCGATCCTGAAGTGATCATTTTGCTAAATATTGAATTGAATGAGCAGATGTGGAGCACGGTAACAGAACCTGTCGCTGCGGAGTATGGCATCAGCTGCGCGGCAACTGTAGCCTCGTATTTGATCGGTCGTGGGATGAAGGCAGGCTTTGGTCATAACGCCATCATTCCGAGTCAGCATGAACAGGATGCGGTGATTGAACCTGCGTATGGAAGTGAACAATTGAACTCTATGCTGCAAATGATGGCGGAACTGCAATTGAAAATCCGGCGTCCCTTTGTCCAGTTTCTGGGCAGCTTTTTGCCGGATCATCAGCGTATAACGTCTGCGTCGCCAGCCTTGCCGCCGGATTTGCTAATTATTACACCGTATGTATCTCCTGCGATGCAGGATATGATGAATACGCTGGAAGCATCGGGGAGCCGTATCAGTCTATTCCTGCTGCCAGAGCTGGATCAGATCAAACAGCAGTACCATAAGCAGCAGGCATGA
- a CDS encoding aldolase catalytic domain-containing protein — protein sequence MKLNPCKIVDCTIRDGGLVNNWDFSVEFVQDLYNKLNEANVDYMEIGYKNSPKLLKGAESAGPWRFLDDEFLREVIPHKGHTKLSALVDIGRVDENDILPREDSLLDLIRVACYIKDVDKALQLVQTFHDRGYETTLNIMALSNVMENELIEAFELIRESVVDVVYIVDSYGSLDYKDFIYLVEKFKTHLPNKRLGVHTHNNMQLAFSNTLVAAENGVELLDASVYGMGRAAGNCPTELLVTHLKNTKYTLRPVLEMIDKHMIKLREKEEWGYLIPYMVTGTLDEHPRSAMALRASDDKDNSVDFYDKLTTPEVSFDSSSKN from the coding sequence ATGAAACTCAATCCTTGTAAAATTGTAGACTGCACAATCCGCGACGGAGGTCTGGTGAATAACTGGGACTTCAGCGTAGAATTTGTACAGGATTTGTATAATAAACTGAACGAAGCCAATGTCGATTATATGGAAATTGGCTACAAAAACTCCCCGAAACTGCTGAAAGGTGCCGAAAGTGCAGGTCCTTGGCGTTTTCTGGATGATGAGTTTCTGCGTGAAGTGATTCCTCACAAAGGGCATACGAAGCTGTCCGCACTAGTGGATATCGGTCGTGTCGATGAGAATGATATTCTGCCGCGCGAAGACAGTCTGCTCGACCTGATCCGTGTCGCTTGTTATATCAAAGATGTAGACAAAGCGCTGCAATTGGTACAAACATTCCATGATCGCGGTTACGAAACGACGCTGAACATTATGGCATTGTCCAATGTTATGGAAAATGAACTGATTGAAGCATTTGAACTGATCCGTGAAAGCGTTGTGGATGTAGTTTACATCGTAGACAGCTACGGTAGTCTAGATTACAAAGACTTCATCTATCTGGTGGAGAAATTCAAAACCCACCTGCCTAACAAACGTCTGGGTGTACATACCCACAACAATATGCAGCTTGCCTTCTCTAACACACTGGTTGCTGCGGAAAATGGTGTTGAGTTGTTGGATGCTTCGGTATACGGCATGGGTCGTGCGGCGGGCAACTGCCCAACCGAATTGCTCGTTACCCATCTGAAAAACACCAAATACACCCTGCGTCCGGTGCTGGAAATGATCGACAAGCACATGATCAAGCTGCGTGAAAAAGAAGAGTGGGGTTACCTCATTCCTTACATGGTGACTGGTACGCTGGATGAGCATCCGCGTTCAGCAATGGCGCTGCGTGCTTCCGATGATAAAGATAACTCGGTCGATTTCTATGATAAGCTGACTACGCCAGAAGTAAGCTTTGATTCCTCTTCCAAAAACTAA
- a CDS encoding GAF domain-containing protein — MENYSFFTDELEAADHVIEVLSNVLTVNTVFIASNDGKTNRILRVFNREEVLVNEGLELPLQDTYCGLISGKAAYVAHTSEHPSTCMMPVTETMGDHSFIGFPVNLRNGEIVGTICAMHSPGYIFSKAEVQSMYSMAILMSHVTELQHQMDSPLVR, encoded by the coding sequence ATGGAGAATTATTCTTTTTTTACAGATGAATTGGAGGCCGCTGATCATGTCATTGAAGTGTTGAGCAATGTGCTGACCGTGAATACAGTGTTTATTGCCAGCAACGATGGGAAGACAAATCGTATCCTGCGTGTGTTCAACCGTGAGGAAGTACTAGTAAATGAAGGATTGGAACTGCCGCTTCAAGATACATACTGCGGATTAATTTCTGGCAAGGCTGCTTATGTAGCTCATACCAGTGAACATCCGTCTACTTGTATGATGCCAGTAACGGAGACGATGGGTGATCACTCGTTTATCGGATTTCCGGTCAATCTACGGAATGGTGAAATTGTAGGCACAATCTGTGCGATGCACAGCCCAGGCTATATTTTCTCCAAAGCTGAGGTACAGTCCATGTATTCGATGGCGATTCTGATGAGTCATGTAACTGAGTTGCAGCATCAGATGGATTCGCCTCTGGTACGTTAA
- a CDS encoding RBBP9/YdeN family alpha/beta hydrolase: protein MSTSYLLLHGLGGSGPEHWQTWLSAQLTERGERVYYPQFPNHDEPSLAIWLQELSELMDAIPQDEELIVITHSLGCILWFHYAATLPTRRVKQAIIVAPPSAQIQLPEIQEFFPPPHPERLKLAADATLIVQSSNDPFCELSNTLFYAEIGVPSIMLPDMGHINTASGHGPWPFILHLALTGTIPFATSEVSISASVTD from the coding sequence ATGAGTACAAGTTATCTTTTGCTACACGGATTGGGTGGTAGCGGACCGGAGCATTGGCAAACATGGTTATCCGCTCAATTGACCGAGCGCGGCGAACGTGTATATTATCCACAGTTTCCAAATCATGATGAGCCATCGCTTGCGATCTGGCTACAGGAATTGAGCGAGCTAATGGATGCCATTCCACAGGACGAAGAATTAATCGTGATCACGCACAGCTTGGGCTGTATTCTCTGGTTCCATTATGCAGCGACCTTACCTACGCGACGCGTGAAACAAGCGATTATCGTTGCTCCGCCGTCCGCTCAGATTCAATTGCCGGAGATTCAGGAATTTTTCCCGCCTCCACATCCAGAGCGTTTGAAGCTTGCTGCGGATGCGACATTGATTGTTCAATCATCCAATGATCCATTTTGCGAGCTGAGTAATACGTTGTTTTATGCAGAAATTGGCGTTCCTAGTATCATGTTACCAGATATGGGACATATCAACACTGCTTCTGGGCACGGACCGTGGCCATTCATTCTCCATCTGGCATTAACTGGAACGATTCCGTTTGCTACCAGCGAAGTTTCCATCTCGGCATCTGTGACGGACTGA
- the abc-f gene encoding ribosomal protection-like ABC-F family protein: MTTWVKVRNLAKDWNGKMIFEQVNLQIESDERLALIGVNGSGKTTLIRMLMGEEHVTEGEIERFLPLQYWDWMRQQDDQEQTEGMTVLEMARQGKSELWSLRRQLDQDEAALSDDRWQADEQGVNELLAQYSQRLEQYEQLDGFVWETEVEKQLTTLGIDSQLWTAPYGSLSGGQKTRVRLAAVLTRDTRLLILDEPTNHLDVETMEWLEKRLRQYTGALLFVSHDREFVDRLATSVAELTPQGMTVYKGGYRDYREHKERELQAQQALYKKQEQQRKALEESIRRYKEWFDKAHAAAGKQNEVKITASFYKAKAKKNISRYHAKQKEMERLEAVRVDKPREADRLNFQLESSEFRGHTLLELRDVSFDYGERNPAIGHLTKPHEPLLQHLHLSLHRGDRLAVTGPNGSGKTTLLRILMGSLEPKEGVVYTHPALQIGYFSQELEDLPLDMTLLDSLLVLPGMTRTEAQTILGCFLFRREDVHKVIGQLSMGEKCRAALIRLYFGGANLLILDEPTNYLDIAAQEVIESVLSSFSGTIVLVSHDRMLVRRLANTLLLLDGHGQHEVFEGSMEEYEQFQQRLRQQEQSGGREADERRMLLELRLSQLMAATENGQQVNDNATHLHSADQNRDGSHELAQDQNGNDKQKSIDEKFTTETIPNAEQRLWSEIRQLRNELERYKLHNNR; this comes from the coding sequence ATGACCACATGGGTGAAAGTACGTAATCTGGCAAAAGACTGGAATGGCAAAATGATTTTTGAGCAGGTGAATCTGCAAATTGAGAGTGATGAACGACTGGCGCTAATCGGTGTAAACGGCAGCGGCAAAACGACACTGATCCGCATGCTGATGGGCGAGGAGCATGTGACCGAGGGCGAAATAGAGCGCTTTTTGCCATTACAATATTGGGATTGGATGCGTCAGCAGGATGATCAGGAACAGACGGAAGGCATGACTGTGCTAGAGATGGCGCGACAAGGCAAAAGCGAATTGTGGAGCCTGCGCAGACAATTGGATCAGGACGAAGCGGCGCTAAGTGACGATAGATGGCAAGCTGATGAGCAGGGTGTGAATGAGCTGCTGGCGCAATACAGTCAGCGGTTAGAGCAATATGAGCAGCTGGATGGCTTTGTATGGGAAACTGAGGTGGAGAAGCAGTTGACCACACTCGGTATCGACAGTCAGCTCTGGACAGCGCCGTATGGCAGTCTCAGCGGTGGGCAGAAGACGCGTGTGCGATTAGCAGCGGTACTAACGCGCGATACACGACTGCTTATTCTTGACGAACCGACCAACCACCTTGACGTGGAAACGATGGAATGGCTGGAAAAGCGATTGCGACAATATACCGGTGCGCTGCTATTTGTCAGTCATGACCGCGAATTTGTCGATCGTTTGGCAACGTCGGTGGCGGAATTGACGCCGCAAGGCATGACCGTCTACAAAGGCGGCTATCGCGATTATCGGGAGCACAAGGAGCGCGAGTTGCAGGCGCAACAGGCACTATACAAAAAGCAGGAGCAGCAGCGCAAAGCACTAGAGGAGTCCATTCGTCGGTACAAGGAATGGTTTGACAAAGCGCACGCCGCCGCAGGCAAGCAAAACGAAGTGAAGATTACAGCCAGCTTTTATAAAGCAAAAGCGAAGAAGAACATTTCGCGCTATCATGCCAAGCAAAAGGAAATGGAGCGGCTGGAAGCAGTACGTGTAGACAAGCCACGCGAAGCAGATCGATTGAATTTTCAACTGGAATCTAGTGAGTTTCGTGGGCATACGCTATTGGAATTGCGCGATGTATCGTTTGATTATGGAGAGCGGAATCCAGCAATAGGACACTTAACCAAGCCCCACGAACCCTTGCTACAGCATCTGCATCTATCGCTTCATCGGGGAGATCGACTTGCAGTCACAGGACCTAACGGCAGCGGCAAAACGACATTGCTGCGGATATTGATGGGATCGCTGGAACCGAAGGAAGGCGTGGTGTATACTCATCCGGCGCTACAGATCGGTTATTTCTCGCAGGAGCTTGAGGATTTGCCGCTGGATATGACCTTGCTAGATAGTCTGCTTGTATTGCCGGGGATGACCCGTACCGAAGCGCAGACGATTCTTGGCTGCTTTTTGTTCCGACGTGAAGATGTGCATAAGGTGATTGGGCAGCTCAGTATGGGCGAGAAGTGCCGTGCGGCGCTGATTCGGTTGTATTTTGGCGGTGCGAACTTGCTGATATTGGACGAGCCGACCAACTATCTGGATATCGCTGCGCAGGAGGTCATTGAGTCGGTGCTGAGCAGCTTTAGCGGCACGATTGTACTTGTATCGCATGATCGGATGCTGGTTCGGCGACTGGCGAATACACTGCTGCTGCTAGACGGTCATGGGCAACATGAAGTGTTTGAAGGCAGTATGGAGGAATACGAGCAGTTTCAGCAGCGGCTCAGACAGCAGGAGCAATCTGGTGGACGCGAGGCAGATGAGCGCCGGATGCTGCTGGAATTGCGATTATCACAGCTAATGGCGGCTACGGAGAATGGACAGCAGGTGAACGATAACGCAACACACCTTCATTCTGCTGACCAGAATCGTGACGGTTCTCATGAATTGGCACAAGATCAGAATGGAAATGATAAACAAAAATCAATAGATGAAAAATTCACAACAGAAACCATACCAAATGCCGAACAACGGCTATGGAGCGAAATTCGTCAGCTCCGCAATGAATTGGAACGCTACAAATTGCATAACAATCGTTGA